From a single Chitinophaga sp. Cy-1792 genomic region:
- a CDS encoding thymidylate synthase, which yields MDQYLSLLQHIIDQGVVKTDRTGTGTTSVFGYQMRFNLQEGFPVVTTKKLHLKSIIYELLWFLKGDTNIAYLKEHGVSIWDEWANADGDLGPVYGKQWRSWESHDGKVIDQITEAVNTIKKNPDSRRIIVNAWNVGDLPDMALSPCHCLFQFYVTPPDTAKGETRGKLSCQLYQRSADVFLGVPFNIASYALLTMMMAQVCDLDAGDFVHTFGDVHLYSNHMEQAQLQLTRQPFPLPTMKINPDVKDIFAFKFEDFELQNYQFHPAIKAPVAV from the coding sequence ATGGACCAGTATTTATCTTTATTACAACATATCATAGATCAGGGAGTAGTTAAAACGGATCGTACCGGCACCGGTACTACCAGCGTATTTGGCTATCAGATGCGCTTTAACCTCCAGGAAGGCTTTCCTGTGGTGACAACCAAGAAACTGCACCTGAAATCTATCATTTACGAGTTATTGTGGTTTTTAAAGGGAGATACCAATATCGCTTACCTGAAAGAACATGGCGTAAGCATCTGGGACGAATGGGCAAATGCCGATGGCGATCTCGGACCTGTTTACGGCAAACAGTGGCGCAGCTGGGAGTCACACGATGGTAAAGTGATCGATCAGATCACCGAAGCGGTAAATACCATCAAAAAGAACCCCGACTCCCGCAGGATCATCGTAAATGCCTGGAATGTGGGCGACCTGCCAGACATGGCGTTAAGCCCCTGCCACTGCCTCTTCCAGTTTTATGTGACGCCTCCTGATACAGCCAAAGGCGAAACCCGTGGTAAACTCAGCTGTCAGCTCTACCAGCGTAGTGCCGACGTTTTCTTGGGTGTCCCTTTCAATATCGCATCCTATGCGCTGCTCACCATGATGATGGCGCAGGTATGCGACCTGGATGCAGGCGATTTTGTACATACCTTCGGAGATGTACATCTCTACAGCAACCACATGGAACAGGCACAACTGCAGCTTACCCGCCAGCCGTTTCCATTACCAACAATGAAAATCAATCCGGACGTGAAAGATATCTTCGCATTTAAATTCGAAGACTTCGAATTGCAGAATTATCAGTTTCACCCGGCTATTAAAGCTCCTGTAGCAGTATAA
- a CDS encoding dihydrofolate reductase: protein MKTISIIVAAAENNAIGINNQLPWRLPDDLKYFKNTTTGKPIIMGRKTFESLGKPLPNRPNIVITRQPDYEPQGVIVVDSLQAALDSANTFEGSELFITGGAQIFDIAMPLVQRIYLTRVYAVVEGDAFFPEIDGNIWKLVSEDRREADEKNQYPFAFQIWERR, encoded by the coding sequence ATGAAAACCATCTCAATTATTGTTGCCGCGGCAGAAAACAACGCCATCGGTATCAACAACCAGTTGCCATGGCGACTCCCGGACGATCTGAAGTATTTCAAAAATACAACTACAGGTAAGCCCATTATCATGGGACGTAAAACCTTTGAATCGCTGGGCAAGCCCCTGCCTAACCGTCCGAATATCGTGATCACCAGGCAGCCGGACTATGAACCGCAAGGCGTTATCGTGGTTGATTCCCTGCAGGCAGCCCTGGACTCGGCCAATACCTTCGAAGGCTCCGAACTCTTTATCACAGGGGGCGCACAGATTTTTGATATCGCTATGCCACTGGTGCAAAGGATCTACCTGACACGGGTATACGCAGTCGTAGAAGGGGATGCATTCTTCCCGGAAATTGATGGAAATATCTGGAAACTCGTTAGTGAAGACCGCCGCGAGGCCGATGAGAAAAATCAATATCCTTTTGCTTTCCAGATCTGGGAAAGAAGATAA
- the dnaG gene encoding DNA primase — MITQNTIQQILNRIDIVDIVGSFVKLKKRGANYLGNCPFHNEKTPSFTVSPSKEIYKCFGCGVSGNAISFVMEHEKYSYVEALRWLAQRYQIEVEETEVSAERKQQLQLADSLYIINGFAKEYFADTLFNSEEGQNVGLSYFEERGFTEETTRKFQLGYCLNTRDAFVKAATAKGYNLEYLQKTGLVTIRNEQPADNYRGRVIFPIHNQSGKVLGFGARILVKSDKAPKYINSPENEIYVKSRVLYGTYFARHAIDKLNECLLVEGYTDVISLHQAGVENVVASSGTSLTQDQLRLIKKYTNNLTIIYDGDAAGIKAALRGLDMAIEEGLNVKLVLLPEKEDPDSYIQRIGAVAFREFIEENKQDFVLFKLQISMKDAGNDSVKKSQLVNEIAETISKIDKAEDFTKQQDYIRQCSQVLKIDEQGLIQLVNKFIRERITKREQTSRNNNNAPDDDLSDEAIAAMEAMAEAEAGYTAENLFNKDEKQEKELVKILLRFGDKPFSDEAQNTVADYVFHLPYDFESLVDSELVKRILREYKRIYDEGNIPDKKWFLYHEDQDLSKNIALILEDREADLSLNWKERFEIDTVYGDNAYLKDTISTSNYLILRKIKKMLVENQEEAGRLSDYEEIKRCMELHQHLKQLEKELTQGLGTVIFK; from the coding sequence GTGATCACTCAGAACACCATACAACAGATTCTCAACCGCATAGATATTGTGGATATTGTTGGTTCGTTCGTTAAGCTCAAGAAGCGTGGTGCCAACTATCTTGGCAACTGCCCTTTTCACAACGAAAAAACCCCTTCCTTCACCGTATCACCCAGCAAAGAGATCTATAAATGCTTCGGTTGCGGCGTTAGCGGCAACGCGATCAGCTTCGTCATGGAGCATGAAAAATACTCCTATGTAGAAGCACTGAGATGGCTCGCACAACGATACCAGATCGAAGTAGAAGAAACAGAAGTCAGCGCAGAACGGAAACAACAACTCCAGCTGGCCGACTCCCTCTATATCATCAACGGTTTCGCCAAAGAATATTTTGCTGATACCCTCTTCAACTCCGAAGAAGGCCAGAACGTTGGCCTCAGCTATTTCGAAGAACGTGGGTTCACAGAAGAAACGACCCGTAAATTCCAGCTGGGCTACTGCCTCAATACCCGCGATGCTTTCGTTAAAGCAGCCACGGCAAAAGGCTACAACCTGGAATACCTGCAAAAAACAGGTCTGGTCACCATCCGTAATGAACAGCCCGCTGATAACTACCGCGGACGCGTTATCTTTCCCATACACAACCAATCCGGTAAAGTATTGGGATTCGGCGCCCGTATCCTCGTTAAATCAGACAAGGCGCCCAAATACATCAACTCTCCCGAAAACGAGATATACGTTAAAAGTCGCGTCCTGTACGGGACCTACTTTGCACGCCATGCCATCGACAAGCTGAATGAATGTTTGCTGGTGGAAGGCTATACAGACGTTATCTCCCTGCACCAGGCAGGCGTGGAAAACGTTGTGGCCTCCAGTGGTACTTCCCTTACCCAGGACCAGCTACGATTGATAAAAAAATATACCAACAACCTCACCATCATCTATGATGGCGATGCTGCCGGTATAAAAGCCGCCTTACGTGGTCTGGATATGGCCATTGAAGAAGGCCTTAACGTAAAACTGGTGCTGCTGCCGGAAAAAGAAGACCCGGACAGCTACATACAGCGCATAGGAGCAGTCGCATTCCGCGAGTTCATTGAAGAAAACAAGCAGGACTTCGTTCTCTTCAAGCTGCAGATAAGCATGAAGGACGCCGGCAACGACAGCGTCAAGAAATCACAGCTGGTAAACGAAATCGCCGAAACCATATCCAAAATTGATAAGGCGGAAGACTTTACCAAACAGCAGGACTATATCCGTCAGTGCAGTCAGGTACTGAAAATTGACGAGCAAGGCCTGATACAGCTGGTAAATAAATTCATCCGGGAACGCATTACCAAAAGGGAACAGACATCCCGCAACAATAATAACGCCCCTGACGACGACCTCAGCGATGAGGCCATCGCAGCCATGGAAGCCATGGCCGAAGCAGAAGCCGGCTATACTGCCGAGAATCTCTTCAACAAAGATGAAAAACAGGAGAAAGAACTGGTAAAAATACTCCTGCGCTTCGGCGATAAGCCTTTCAGTGACGAAGCACAGAATACGGTAGCAGACTATGTATTTCATCTTCCCTATGATTTTGAATCATTGGTAGACAGTGAGCTGGTAAAACGTATTCTCCGCGAATACAAACGCATTTACGACGAAGGAAATATTCCTGATAAAAAATGGTTCCTGTACCATGAAGACCAGGACCTCTCCAAAAACATTGCCCTCATCCTGGAAGACAGGGAAGCTGATTTGAGCCTGAACTGGAAGGAAAGGTTTGAAATTGACACCGTATATGGTGATAATGCGTACTTAAAAGACACGATTTCTACCAGTAACTATTTGATTTTAAGGAAGATAAAAAAGATGCTGGTAGAAAACCAGGAAGAAGCTGGCAGACTGAGTGATTATGAGGAGATTAAGCGTTGTATGGAGTTACACCAGCACCTGAAGCAGCTCGAGAAAGAACTGACCCAGGGGCTGGGTACTGTTATCTTTAAATAG
- a CDS encoding acetyl-CoA C-acyltransferase — MKEVYIVSAVRTPIGSFNGGLSGVSATKLGSTVIKAALEKAGVAGDQVNEVYMGNVLSANLGQAPATQASLGAGLPDTIPATTINKVCASGMKAIMLGAQSIMLGDNDVVVAGGMESMSQAPYYLDKARTGYRLGHGNIIDGIIRDGLWDPYKDYHMGNAAELCATEYHITREDQDAYATQSYKRAAAAWEKGYYKSEVIPVEIPGKQVVTVSEDEDYKKVIFEKMPSLKPSFQKDGTITAANASNINDGAAAVVLMSGEKVKELGLKPLAKIISFADASQAPEWFTTTPVKAINNALKKANLKITDMDFAEVNEAFSCVPIANAKDLALPMEKVNVWGGAVAMGHPIGCSGARIVVTLNSILHQENGRYGVAGICNGGGGASAIIIEKV, encoded by the coding sequence ATGAAAGAAGTATATATAGTATCTGCGGTACGCACACCAATAGGTTCATTCAACGGCGGTTTATCCGGTGTTTCAGCTACTAAGCTGGGTTCTACGGTAATTAAAGCAGCGTTGGAAAAGGCAGGTGTTGCCGGAGATCAGGTAAACGAAGTATATATGGGTAATGTGCTCAGTGCTAACCTGGGACAGGCGCCGGCAACGCAGGCTAGTCTGGGTGCGGGTTTGCCGGACACGATCCCTGCTACCACCATTAACAAGGTATGTGCTTCCGGTATGAAAGCGATTATGCTGGGGGCGCAAAGCATTATGCTGGGCGACAACGACGTAGTTGTTGCCGGTGGCATGGAAAGTATGAGCCAGGCTCCTTATTACCTGGATAAAGCCCGTACTGGTTACAGACTGGGACATGGCAATATCATCGACGGTATTATCCGTGATGGTTTGTGGGATCCTTATAAAGATTACCACATGGGTAATGCAGCGGAGCTTTGTGCTACAGAATATCACATCACCCGTGAAGACCAGGATGCATACGCTACGCAGAGTTATAAGCGTGCGGCAGCTGCCTGGGAAAAGGGTTACTATAAATCAGAAGTTATTCCGGTAGAGATTCCTGGCAAACAGGTTGTCACTGTTTCGGAAGATGAGGATTATAAAAAGGTAATTTTTGAGAAGATGCCTTCTTTGAAGCCTTCCTTCCAGAAAGACGGCACTATTACGGCGGCGAATGCCTCCAATATTAATGATGGTGCAGCTGCAGTGGTGCTGATGAGCGGTGAAAAGGTGAAGGAGCTGGGGCTGAAGCCGCTGGCTAAGATCATCAGCTTTGCAGATGCTTCTCAGGCGCCGGAGTGGTTTACCACTACGCCGGTGAAGGCCATCAACAATGCGTTGAAAAAGGCCAATCTGAAAATCACTGACATGGACTTTGCAGAGGTCAACGAAGCATTTTCCTGTGTACCTATTGCTAACGCCAAAGATCTGGCATTACCGATGGAAAAGGTGAATGTATGGGGCGGTGCAGTGGCGATGGGCCATCCTATTGGTTGCAGCGGTGCCCGTATTGTGGTGACGCTCAATTCCATCCTTCACCAGGAAAATGGCCGTTACGGTGTAGCGGGTATTTGTAATGGTGGTGGTGGTGCCAGCGCAATTATTATTGAAAAAGTTTAG
- a CDS encoding pyruvate dehydrogenase complex E1 component subunit beta, with the protein MRQIAFRQALREALQEEFRRDERVFIMGEEVAEYNGAYKVSQGMLDEFGPRRVIDTPIAELGFAAIGVGAAQNGLRPVVEFMTWNFAVLALDQILNTASKMLAMSGGQVGCPIVFRGPNGSAGQLGAQHSTAFESYYANIPGLKVVSVSNPYDAKGLLKAAIRDDDPVIFMESEQMYGDMGEVPEEEYIIPIGKADIKRAGKDVTIVSFNKMMKVALGAAEELAKEGIEAEVIDLRTIRPLDWFTILESVKKTNRLVIVEEQWPFASISSEITYRIQKEGFDYLDAPIRRITAVDAPMHYAPNLVKLYLPDIERTVKLVKEVMYMKK; encoded by the coding sequence ATGCGTCAGATAGCTTTCAGACAAGCCTTAAGAGAAGCCCTGCAGGAGGAATTTCGCCGTGATGAACGGGTTTTCATAATGGGGGAGGAAGTAGCCGAATACAATGGTGCTTATAAAGTGAGCCAGGGAATGCTGGATGAGTTTGGTCCAAGACGTGTTATCGACACGCCAATTGCTGAACTCGGATTCGCTGCCATCGGTGTTGGTGCTGCACAGAACGGTCTCCGTCCGGTAGTTGAATTTATGACCTGGAACTTTGCTGTACTGGCTCTGGATCAGATCCTCAATACTGCTTCAAAAATGCTGGCAATGAGTGGTGGCCAGGTTGGTTGCCCTATCGTTTTCCGCGGCCCTAACGGTTCCGCTGGTCAGCTGGGTGCACAACACTCTACTGCTTTTGAAAGCTATTATGCCAATATACCAGGCCTGAAAGTAGTATCCGTATCTAACCCATACGATGCGAAAGGTCTCCTTAAAGCTGCCATCCGCGACGACGATCCGGTTATTTTCATGGAATCTGAGCAGATGTACGGTGATATGGGTGAAGTTCCTGAAGAGGAATATATCATCCCTATCGGTAAAGCTGATATCAAACGTGCCGGTAAAGACGTTACCATCGTTTCTTTCAACAAAATGATGAAAGTAGCACTCGGCGCCGCTGAAGAACTGGCTAAAGAAGGTATCGAAGCAGAAGTAATCGACCTCCGTACCATCCGTCCGCTGGACTGGTTCACCATCCTGGAATCAGTGAAGAAAACCAACCGCCTGGTAATTGTTGAAGAGCAATGGCCATTCGCAAGTATTTCTTCTGAAATCACTTACCGTATCCAGAAAGAAGGTTTCGACTACCTGGATGCTCCTATCCGTCGTATCACTGCTGTTGATGCGCCTATGCACTACGCTCCGAACCTGGTTAAACTGTACCTCCCTGATATTGAGCGTACCGTGAAACTGGTGAAAGAAGTAATGTACATGAAAAAGTAA
- the cysM gene encoding cysteine synthase CysM, whose product MATILDLVGNTPLVELKKISVNPNVTIYGKLEGNNPGGSVKDRAAYGMIKGALDRGELKPGMKLIEATSGNTGIALAMIANLFGIEIEIVMPSDATQERVLTMEAYGAKVTLTPKEQSMEGSIDYANAQLEKGGYMMLNQFANPDNYMMHYRTTGPEIWRDTQSRVTHFVSAMGTTGTIMGVSKFLKEVKPDVQIVGCQPTDGSKIPGIRKWPEAYLPKIFDRSRIDRIMDVTEAEAREMTKRLAREEAVFCGMSSGGAVAAAVRVSQELKSGVIVCIICDRGDRYLSSDLFK is encoded by the coding sequence ATGGCTACAATATTAGATCTGGTGGGCAATACCCCGCTGGTGGAACTTAAAAAGATCTCCGTAAACCCCAATGTTACCATTTACGGAAAGCTGGAGGGTAATAATCCCGGTGGCAGTGTAAAAGATCGTGCCGCCTATGGGATGATCAAGGGAGCGCTCGACAGAGGCGAACTGAAACCTGGCATGAAGCTGATTGAAGCCACCAGTGGCAATACGGGTATTGCGCTGGCGATGATTGCCAACCTCTTTGGTATTGAGATAGAAATCGTCATGCCGTCAGATGCCACACAGGAGCGTGTTTTAACGATGGAAGCCTATGGTGCCAAAGTGACGCTTACCCCTAAAGAGCAGTCGATGGAAGGTTCTATCGACTATGCCAATGCACAGCTGGAGAAGGGTGGTTATATGATGCTGAATCAATTCGCCAATCCGGACAACTATATGATGCACTATCGTACAACCGGTCCCGAAATCTGGCGTGATACCCAGAGCAGGGTCACTCATTTTGTGAGTGCGATGGGTACTACCGGCACTATTATGGGTGTCTCCAAATTCCTGAAGGAAGTAAAGCCGGATGTGCAGATCGTTGGTTGTCAGCCTACCGACGGCAGCAAGATCCCTGGTATCCGCAAATGGCCGGAAGCCTATCTTCCTAAGATTTTTGATCGTTCCAGGATAGACAGGATTATGGATGTTACGGAAGCAGAAGCCAGGGAAATGACAAAGCGTCTGGCGCGGGAAGAAGCGGTGTTCTGCGGCATGAGTAGTGGTGGGGCTGTAGCAGCCGCTGTGAGGGTTTCTCAAGAGCTTAAAAGTGGTGTTATTGTGTGTATTATTTGTGATAGAGGAGATAGATACCTGAGTTCAGATTTATTTAAATAG